In the Leptotrichia sp. oral taxon 212 genome, one interval contains:
- a CDS encoding aminotransferase class V-fold PLP-dependent enzyme, translating into MKTYPLNSLSIIEAQEKQFKLVDIITKNMSGSEFLDLGDLGVRKGINRPVKTEKVEKIIAEFFDTEDCMLTRGAGTQAIRWGLLAAVKPGGKILIHDAPIYPTTEVNIKSMNLQIVKYNFNDLSGISDVLKNEELKFCLLQHTRQKPDDSYNLEEVIKEIKKIRQDMVVLTDDNYAVMKVEKIGTELGGELSAFSTFKLLGPAGIGCLAGKKEYIDKARKMNYSGGGQVQGYEAMEVLRGLVYAPVSLAIQAQENEKLVEKLSNKEKYPYIKDVFLANAQSKVLLVEFKENIAERLIEISETLGTLPNPVGAESKYEIPPLFYKVSGTFLKSDPTLKDRMIRINPNRSGSETIIRILEEAYQKVSEELTKG; encoded by the coding sequence ATGAAAACTTATCCTTTAAATTCGCTTTCAATTATAGAAGCACAGGAAAAACAGTTTAAACTGGTAGATATTATAACAAAAAATATGTCAGGAAGTGAATTTCTGGATTTAGGAGATTTAGGAGTCAGAAAAGGAATAAACAGACCTGTAAAAACTGAAAAAGTAGAAAAAATTATAGCTGAATTTTTTGATACTGAAGACTGCATGCTGACAAGAGGAGCAGGTACCCAGGCGATAAGATGGGGGCTTCTGGCGGCAGTTAAACCAGGGGGAAAAATTCTGATTCATGATGCTCCAATATATCCTACAACAGAAGTAAATATAAAAAGTATGAATTTGCAGATTGTAAAGTATAACTTTAATGATTTGAGCGGAATTTCCGATGTACTGAAAAATGAAGAACTGAAATTCTGCCTTTTGCAGCATACAAGACAGAAGCCGGATGACAGTTACAATTTGGAGGAAGTAATAAAAGAGATAAAAAAAATAAGGCAGGACATGGTGGTACTGACAGACGATAATTATGCAGTCATGAAAGTGGAAAAAATAGGAACGGAACTCGGAGGAGAGCTTTCGGCATTTTCAACATTCAAGCTGCTGGGTCCTGCAGGAATCGGTTGTCTTGCCGGAAAAAAAGAATATATTGACAAGGCAAGGAAAATGAACTATTCAGGAGGAGGGCAGGTTCAGGGATATGAAGCCATGGAAGTCCTGAGAGGGCTTGTTTATGCGCCTGTAAGTCTGGCAATACAGGCACAGGAAAATGAAAAACTGGTAGAAAAATTAAGCAACAAAGAAAAATACCCATACATAAAGGATGTCTTTCTGGCAAATGCACAGTCAAAAGTTCTACTGGTGGAATTTAAGGAGAATATAGCCGAAAGACTGATAGAGATTTCAGAAACACTAGGAACATTGCCTAATCCTGTAGGAGCTGAATCAAAATATGAAATACCCCCATTATTTTACAAAGTCTCTGGAACATTTTTAAAAAGCGATCCGACACTGAAAGACAGAATGATACGGATAAATCCTAATAGAAGCGGTTCAGAAACAATAATAAGAATACTTGAAGAAGCGTATCAAAAAGTTTCTGAAGAGTTGACAAAGGGGTGA
- a CDS encoding serine hydrolase codes for MKKILLFILFTLSFNIFSENLENLKKIDGITQKYIDNETIPGSVVLISKNGKIVYLKALGYAQLYDKDKRLEKPVLMNENTIFDLASLTKVMGTTQAIMKLCSENKINVDDKVSKYIKGFEKNGKENIRIKDLLTHTSGLTPWKPVYYHAKNSKETLEYIKNMKLEYETGTQRKYSDFSFMVLGFIVEKVTGQKLDAYLENNIYIPLNMRYTKFNPKKKKITKNIASTSYGNPFEERMVKDDDFGYKVDENYEDFKGWRKYTLTGEVNDGNSFYANNGVAGHAGLFSNVKDLYILGEVLLNGGSYKGKKIYSKEIIDMFTSVQSSFGHGYGWEINRGGENSGYMGKYSDEYFVGHTGFTGTQIVYDMKNKIQVIILTNKQNYGVDKDTKYKSTWAYAREIMNVAGETFEK; via the coding sequence ATGAAAAAAATATTATTATTTATTTTATTTACGCTGAGTTTTAATATATTTTCTGAAAATCTTGAAAATTTAAAAAAAATAGACGGAATTACTCAAAAGTATATTGATAATGAAACTATACCAGGTTCAGTTGTATTGATATCAAAAAATGGTAAAATAGTATATTTAAAAGCTTTAGGATATGCACAGCTCTATGATAAGGATAAAAGATTAGAAAAACCGGTATTGATGAATGAAAATACAATTTTTGACTTGGCTTCCCTGACAAAGGTTATGGGAACAACACAGGCTATTATGAAATTATGTTCTGAAAATAAAATAAATGTAGATGATAAAGTAAGTAAATATATTAAAGGGTTTGAAAAAAACGGAAAAGAGAATATAAGAATAAAAGATTTGCTTACACATACATCAGGACTTACCCCATGGAAGCCGGTTTATTACCATGCAAAAAATTCTAAAGAAACTTTAGAATATATTAAAAATATGAAACTTGAATATGAAACTGGAACTCAGAGAAAATATAGCGATTTTTCATTTATGGTATTAGGTTTTATAGTTGAAAAAGTTACAGGACAAAAATTAGATGCATATCTGGAAAATAATATTTATATTCCTCTAAATATGAGATATACAAAATTTAATCCTAAAAAAAAGAAAATTACTAAAAATATAGCATCAACTTCTTATGGAAATCCTTTTGAAGAGAGAATGGTAAAAGATGATGATTTTGGATATAAGGTAGATGAAAATTATGAAGACTTTAAAGGATGGAGAAAGTATACATTAACAGGTGAAGTAAATGATGGAAATTCATTTTATGCAAATAATGGTGTAGCAGGGCATGCAGGATTATTTTCAAACGTGAAGGATTTGTATATTTTAGGTGAAGTTCTATTGAATGGTGGTTCCTACAAAGGGAAGAAAATATATTCAAAAGAAATCATAGACATGTTTACAAGTGTTCAAAGTTCCTTTGGACATGGCTATGGATGGGAAATAAACAGAGGTGGAGAAAATTCAGGGTATATGGGAAAATATTCCGATGAATATTTTGTTGGACATACTGGATTTACAGGAACTCAAATAGTATATGACATGAAGAATAAAATACAGGTAATAATTCTTACAAATAAACAGAATTATGGAGTGGATAAGGATACGAAATATAAATCAACATGGGCATATGCAAGGGAAATAATGAATGTAGCTGGAGAAACTTTTGAAAAATAA
- a CDS encoding alanine racemase: MFTETLKNRNWKLINTAFQLHQKGCIMPDSYIIDVDIFLENAKKILNEAKKYGIKLYYMTKQIGRNPYLGKKLQEMGYSGVVAVDFREAEIFINHNLKIGNVGHLVQIPKNMLRKIIKSNPEIITVYSYEKAEEISEIALELGKVQDIMLKVVDKNSSIYPGQESGFEIEGIEEDIRKLLSLKGVNINGLTSFPCFLYNKEKKRIEPTENIKAVMEAKKILKDKFSKEIEQVNLPSATSVENMKMLSESGGTHGEPGHSLTGTTPMAEDVEIAELPAYVYVSEVSHNFRGKGYFYGGGYYRRSNIRKVITGNIEKRCEIDVNEMEPSNIDYYLEMQKEGKVGDTVLGCFRAQMFVTRSEVVLVKGIQSGKPEIIGKYTSLGEKIEK; this comes from the coding sequence TTGTTTACAGAAACATTGAAAAATAGAAACTGGAAACTTATAAATACTGCATTTCAGCTTCATCAGAAAGGTTGTATAATGCCTGACAGCTATATAATAGATGTGGATATATTTCTGGAAAATGCAAAAAAAATATTAAATGAAGCAAAAAAGTACGGAATTAAACTTTATTATATGACAAAACAGATAGGAAGAAATCCTTATCTTGGGAAAAAACTTCAGGAAATGGGATACTCAGGAGTTGTGGCAGTTGATTTCAGGGAAGCTGAGATTTTTATAAATCATAATCTGAAAATAGGGAATGTAGGGCATCTGGTGCAGATACCGAAAAATATGCTTAGAAAAATTATTAAAAGTAATCCCGAAATTATAACGGTCTATTCGTATGAAAAGGCAGAAGAAATTTCAGAAATTGCCCTGGAGCTGGGAAAAGTTCAGGATATCATGCTGAAAGTGGTGGATAAAAATTCATCAATTTATCCTGGTCAGGAGTCAGGCTTTGAAATCGAAGGCATTGAAGAAGACATAAGAAAACTTCTTTCACTGAAGGGAGTAAATATAAACGGACTGACTTCATTTCCGTGCTTTCTGTATAATAAAGAAAAAAAACGTATAGAGCCTACTGAAAATATAAAAGCAGTAATGGAAGCAAAGAAAATTCTGAAGGATAAATTTAGTAAGGAAATAGAACAGGTCAATCTGCCTTCTGCGACATCGGTGGAAAATATGAAAATGCTTTCTGAATCAGGGGGAACTCATGGAGAACCGGGACATTCACTGACAGGTACAACACCTATGGCAGAAGATGTGGAAATAGCTGAGCTGCCAGCTTACGTATATGTTTCGGAAGTTTCCCATAATTTCAGGGGAAAAGGGTATTTTTATGGTGGAGGATATTACAGAAGGTCAAATATAAGAAAGGTTATAACTGGAAACATTGAAAAAAGATGTGAAATAGATGTAAATGAAATGGAACCGAGTAATATCGACTATTATCTGGAAATGCAAAAGGAAGGGAAAGTAGGAGATACGGTTTTAGGCTGTTTCAGGGCGCAGATGTTTGTAACAAGATCGGAAGTAGTCTTAGTTAAGGGAATACAAAGTGGAAAACCTGAAATTATAGGAAAATATACATCTTTAGGAGAAAAAATAGAAAAATAG
- the uvrB gene encoding excinuclease ABC subunit UvrB: MDFKIHSKFQPTGDQPQAIDKIVENIENGITDQILLGVTGSGKTFTVANVIERINRPALIMAPNKTLAAQLYNEYKQFFPENAVEYFVSYYDYYQPEAYIMQTDTYIEKDSSINDEIDKLRHAATAALLNRRDVIIVASVSAIYGLGSPEAYKKRSIPIDVATGFDRNELIRRLISLRYERNDIAFERGKFRVKGDVLDLHPSYQDTGYRFEFFGDDLESISEINTLTGQKIRDIQRLTIMPATHYLSTEDSEKMFESIKSELHDRIAFFERQNKLLEAQRIKQRTEYDLEMIAEIGYCKGVENYSRYLTGKLEGEAPDTLLDYFPDDMVVFLDESHISVPQINGMYKGDRARKESLVNNGFRLPSAFDNRPLKFEEFFAKVPQVVYISATPSDYELEQSKEEIIEQLVRPTGIVEPDIEIRPTKNQIDDLMDEIKTRTVKKERVLVTTLTKKMAEELTDYYLEYGIKVKYMHSDIDTLERTEIIRGLRKGEFDVLVGINLLREGLDIPEVSLVAILEADKEGYLRSRRSLIQTMGRAARNVNGQVILYADTVTGSMKEAIDEVERRRKVQEQYNIDNNINPKSIEREIAESIVDYEIIKEDSIDKIKKNYKSQAEIEKEIKHLDKQIKKLAEELNFEEAIKLRDKMNELKKLLLEL, from the coding sequence ATGGATTTTAAGATACATTCAAAGTTTCAGCCTACAGGAGACCAGCCGCAGGCAATAGATAAAATAGTCGAAAACATTGAAAATGGTATTACAGACCAGATTCTTCTTGGAGTTACAGGCTCCGGAAAGACATTTACAGTGGCAAATGTAATTGAAAGAATAAACAGGCCTGCATTAATAATGGCTCCGAATAAGACGCTGGCAGCCCAGCTTTACAATGAATATAAGCAGTTTTTTCCTGAAAATGCAGTGGAATACTTTGTTTCCTATTATGACTACTACCAGCCGGAAGCATATATAATGCAGACGGACACATATATAGAAAAAGATTCTTCGATAAATGATGAAATAGATAAGTTAAGACATGCGGCAACAGCGGCCCTTTTAAATCGTCGTGATGTAATAATAGTGGCTTCTGTCTCGGCAATATATGGACTGGGATCTCCTGAAGCATATAAAAAACGTTCAATTCCAATTGATGTGGCGACAGGTTTTGACAGAAATGAGCTGATCAGAAGGCTGATTTCCCTTAGATATGAAAGAAATGATATTGCCTTCGAGAGGGGAAAGTTCAGAGTGAAGGGGGATGTACTTGATTTACATCCAAGTTATCAGGATACAGGATACAGGTTTGAATTTTTTGGAGATGACCTTGAGAGCATTTCAGAAATTAATACTCTTACAGGACAGAAAATAAGGGATATACAGAGACTTACAATAATGCCTGCAACACACTATCTGTCAACTGAAGATTCTGAAAAGATGTTTGAAAGCATAAAGTCTGAGCTGCATGACAGGATCGCTTTTTTTGAAAGACAGAACAAACTTCTGGAAGCCCAGAGAATCAAACAGAGAACAGAATATGACCTTGAAATGATAGCTGAGATAGGATACTGCAAAGGAGTAGAAAATTATTCAAGATATTTGACAGGAAAGCTTGAAGGGGAAGCACCGGACACTCTTCTTGATTATTTTCCTGATGATATGGTAGTTTTTCTTGATGAGTCACATATATCAGTTCCTCAGATAAACGGAATGTACAAGGGGGACAGGGCAAGAAAGGAATCACTTGTAAATAACGGCTTCCGTCTTCCAAGTGCTTTTGATAACAGACCTCTCAAGTTTGAAGAGTTTTTTGCAAAGGTTCCTCAAGTAGTGTATATATCAGCCACTCCGAGCGATTATGAACTGGAGCAGTCAAAGGAAGAAATAATCGAGCAGCTTGTAAGGCCTACAGGAATTGTTGAACCGGACATTGAAATAAGACCTACAAAAAATCAGATTGATGATCTGATGGATGAAATAAAAACAAGGACTGTAAAGAAAGAAAGGGTTCTTGTAACAACACTTACGAAGAAAATGGCTGAAGAATTGACTGACTACTATCTGGAATACGGAATAAAGGTAAAATACATGCACTCAGATATTGATACGCTTGAAAGAACAGAGATAATAAGAGGACTTAGGAAAGGTGAATTTGATGTACTTGTAGGAATAAACCTCCTTAGGGAGGGACTGGATATTCCTGAAGTTTCACTTGTGGCAATACTTGAAGCAGACAAGGAAGGATACCTGCGTTCAAGACGTTCGCTAATTCAGACGATGGGAAGGGCGGCAAGAAATGTGAACGGACAGGTTATCCTGTATGCAGATACTGTTACAGGCTCCATGAAGGAAGCAATAGATGAAGTCGAACGTCGTAGAAAAGTTCAGGAACAGTATAATATTGACAATAATATCAATCCTAAATCAATTGAGAGGGAAATTGCCGAATCAATTGTAGATTATGAAATCATAAAAGAAGATAGCATAGACAAAATTAAGAAGAATTATAAGAGTCAGGCAGAAATTGAGAAGGAAATTAAACATCTTGATAAACAGATTAAGAAACTGGCTGAAGAGCTTAATTTTGAAGAGGCGATAAAACTTCGTGATAAAATGAATGAACTGAAAAAACTGTTGCTGGAGTTATAA
- a CDS encoding arsenate reductase family protein, which translates to MRVYCYPTCGTCKKAFKWLDENKIGYEKRHIVEAKLTVKEVEDIYKKSGLPIQKMFNTSGKVYKELNLKEKLKDMTEKEKLELLASDGMLLKRPILVNRTFALIGFKEDEYREKLL; encoded by the coding sequence ATGAGAGTATACTGTTATCCAACGTGTGGAACTTGTAAAAAAGCCTTTAAATGGCTTGATGAAAATAAAATTGGTTATGAAAAAAGACATATTGTGGAAGCAAAGCTTACTGTAAAGGAAGTTGAGGATATTTACAAAAAAAGCGGACTTCCTATTCAGAAAATGTTCAATACAAGCGGGAAAGTCTATAAAGAACTGAATTTGAAAGAAAAACTGAAGGATATGACTGAAAAGGAAAAACTGGAACTGCTTGCTTCCGATGGAATGTTATTGAAAAGGCCTATTCTTGTAAACAGGACATTTGCACTTATTGGATTCAAGGAAGATGAATACAGGGAAAAACTGTTATAA
- a CDS encoding dCMP deaminase family protein, translating into MSKRDNYLSWDEYFMGIAFLSGMRSKDPSTQVGACIIDEDKKIIGIGYNGFPMGSSDDSMPWDKEGDFLNTKYPYVVHAELNAILNSIKSLKNCTIYVTHFPCNECAKAIVQSGIKKVIYFSDKHKSLDSTKASRRIFENAGVKTEHLKMEKEKINIIFKD; encoded by the coding sequence ATGTCCAAAAGAGATAATTATTTATCATGGGATGAATATTTTATGGGAATAGCATTTCTGTCAGGTATGAGAAGCAAGGATCCGTCTACACAGGTCGGGGCGTGTATCATAGATGAAGATAAGAAAATAATAGGAATCGGATATAACGGATTTCCGATGGGAAGTTCTGACGACAGCATGCCATGGGATAAAGAAGGCGATTTCTTAAATACAAAATATCCGTATGTTGTACATGCTGAGCTGAATGCCATTCTTAACAGTATAAAATCATTGAAGAACTGTACTATTTATGTGACACATTTTCCATGCAATGAGTGTGCAAAAGCAATCGTACAGTCAGGAATAAAAAAGGTAATATATTTTTCCGATAAGCACAAGTCGCTTGATTCTACAAAGGCTTCAAGAAGGATTTTTGAAAATGCGGGAGTTAAAACGGAACATCTTAAAATGGAAAAAGAGAAAATAAATATAATATTTAAGGATTGA
- a CDS encoding dicarboxylate/amino acid:cation symporter, whose amino-acid sequence MGKTENRKNTFWENYSFPILLLSGIAVGSVIGVILKEKATILKPFGDIFINLMFTAVVPLVFVTISSAVGSMINMKRLGMILGYMLLTFVVTGAIASVIIIFIVKIFPPAAGTNIAISAPESVEAVSLGEQFVKAITVSDFSGLFSKSNMLPLIVFSVLFGTCVSLVDDENKSIAAGLEKLSKVMMKFIEIIMYYAPIGLGAYFASLIGEFGPQLLGSYAKAMVIYYPICIFYFFAAFAAYSFYAGGKRGVSTFFGNILNPSITSLATQSSIATLPVNLEATKKMGVPKDIREIILPIGATMHMDGTCLSSILKISFLFGIFGKDFSGIGTYLIAIVVSVLGGVVMSGVPGGGLIGEMLIINLFGFPMEAFPIIATIGFLVDPPATWLNSTGDAVASMVVTRMIEGKDWMDRKVEEE is encoded by the coding sequence ATGGGAAAAACTGAAAACAGAAAAAACACTTTCTGGGAAAACTATTCCTTTCCTATTCTTTTATTATCAGGAATAGCTGTAGGAAGTGTGATTGGAGTCATTCTTAAGGAAAAAGCTACTATTTTAAAGCCTTTTGGAGACATTTTCATTAATCTTATGTTTACCGCAGTAGTTCCACTTGTATTTGTAACTATTTCAAGCGCGGTTGGAAGCATGATTAATATGAAAAGGCTTGGTATGATTTTAGGTTACATGCTTCTAACATTTGTTGTTACTGGAGCCATTGCCTCAGTCATAATAATTTTTATTGTTAAGATATTCCCGCCTGCCGCAGGTACAAATATAGCCATTTCTGCCCCTGAATCTGTGGAAGCCGTCAGCCTTGGAGAACAATTTGTTAAAGCTATTACAGTTTCTGACTTTTCCGGTTTATTTTCAAAATCAAATATGCTTCCATTAATAGTCTTTTCAGTACTGTTCGGAACATGTGTGAGTTTAGTGGATGATGAAAACAAATCCATAGCTGCAGGGCTTGAAAAACTTTCAAAAGTTATGATGAAATTTATTGAAATTATTATGTATTATGCTCCTATCGGACTTGGTGCTTACTTTGCCTCACTTATAGGGGAATTTGGTCCACAATTGCTTGGTTCCTATGCAAAAGCTATGGTTATTTACTATCCAATATGTATATTCTACTTTTTTGCGGCATTTGCAGCCTATTCCTTTTATGCGGGCGGGAAAAGAGGTGTCAGTACTTTCTTTGGAAATATTTTAAACCCTTCCATTACATCTTTAGCTACTCAGAGCTCTATCGCAACCCTGCCTGTAAACTTGGAAGCAACTAAAAAAATGGGAGTACCTAAGGACATAAGGGAAATTATCCTGCCTATCGGTGCCACAATGCATATGGACGGAACCTGCCTTTCTTCCATACTGAAGATTTCCTTCCTGTTCGGTATATTTGGAAAGGACTTCTCAGGAATAGGGACTTATCTGATAGCCATTGTCGTTTCAGTATTAGGCGGTGTTGTAATGTCCGGAGTACCTGGAGGAGGACTTATCGGGGAAATGCTCATTATAAATCTGTTCGGTTTCCCAATGGAAGCTTTTCCTATCATAGCAACTATAGGATTTCTGGTAGACCCTCCTGCCACATGGCTGAACTCTACGGGAGATGCTGTCGCTTCAATGGTCGTTACAAGAATGATAGAAGGAAAGGACTGGATGGATAGGAAGGTTGAGGAGGAATAA
- a CDS encoding ECF-type riboflavin transporter substrate-binding protein: MEEKSIKKVVAMGIGAAVYIVLSRFAAIPTPIPNTTLQVTYAFLALMAFVYGPVVGLGIGFIGHTLNDMVSYGNVWFSWVLATAFFGLCMGLLGKIIKVENFDKAKVVKFIVGDIIISLLTWVAIAPVLDIVIYKEPQGKVFVQGFAAALSNASVVAILGTVLIFAFSKTIVSKGSLKQE, encoded by the coding sequence ATGGAAGAAAAATCAATTAAAAAAGTAGTGGCTATGGGAATAGGAGCGGCGGTTTACATAGTATTGTCAAGGTTTGCGGCAATTCCAACTCCGATTCCGAATACTACATTACAGGTAACTTATGCCTTTCTGGCATTAATGGCTTTTGTATACGGTCCGGTAGTCGGACTGGGGATAGGGTTTATAGGGCATACACTTAATGATATGGTGTCTTATGGAAATGTATGGTTCAGCTGGGTTCTGGCAACTGCATTTTTCGGATTATGTATGGGACTTTTAGGAAAAATAATCAAGGTTGAAAATTTCGATAAGGCAAAAGTTGTAAAATTTATAGTAGGAGATATAATTATAAGTTTACTGACTTGGGTAGCTATAGCACCTGTTCTGGATATTGTAATATACAAGGAACCACAGGGAAAAGTATTTGTACAGGGATTTGCAGCGGCATTGAGTAATGCTTCTGTTGTTGCAATTTTAGGAACCGTTCTGATATTTGCTTTCTCAAAAACAATTGTAAGTAAAGGAAGCCTGAAACAGGAATAG
- a CDS encoding ATP/GTP-binding protein, translated as MNLLDRKSIANLMMNNIYENYEEEKVKNTKKENFDFIHIFIFYNKINIFTHAEDEYHETFPAKITDEKWFNDIFFYLMNREVKDRKFIPKDRIEDLKKFLNKKERFLKLFNPELNKIEFENKDYDQDYYEIEYIFCYKEYKINFEYESMGMKSLFRLFDVLDTINNGGIVFVDEIDMSIHDLYLNRLIEFFAENGKGQFTFTAHNTSILDTLKKYKNSIDFMTEYQEIKPWIKNGNYSPRKQYLEGMLPNMPYNIEYYDFFEIFTTSEEEG; from the coding sequence ATGAATTTGCTGGATAGAAAAAGTATAGCAAATTTAATGATGAATAACATCTATGAAAATTATGAAGAGGAAAAAGTAAAAAATACAAAAAAAGAGAATTTTGATTTTATACACATATTTATATTTTATAATAAAATTAATATTTTTACACATGCTGAAGATGAATATCATGAAACTTTTCCTGCTAAAATAACTGATGAAAAATGGTTTAATGATATATTTTTTTATTTAATGAATCGTGAAGTAAAAGATAGAAAATTTATACCTAAAGATAGAATAGAAGATTTAAAAAAATTTTTGAATAAAAAAGAAAGATTTTTAAAATTATTCAATCCTGAACTAAATAAAATAGAATTTGAAAATAAAGATTATGATCAAGATTATTATGAAATTGAGTATATTTTCTGTTATAAAGAATATAAAATAAATTTTGAATATGAAAGCATGGGAATGAAGTCGCTGTTTCGATTATTTGATGTTTTAGATACGATTAATAATGGCGGAATTGTGTTTGTGGATGAAATAGATATGAGTATTCATGATTTATATTTAAATAGGTTAATTGAGTTTTTTGCTGAAAATGGAAAAGGGCAGTTTACATTTACAGCTCATAATACAAGTATTTTAGATACTTTAAAAAAATATAAAAATTCAATAGATTTTATGACTGAATATCAGGAAATAAAGCCTTGGATAAAAAATGGGAATTATTCTCCAAGAAAGCAGTATTTGGAAGGAATGTTACCGAATATGCCATATAATATTGAATATTATGATTTTTTTGAAATATTTACTACATCTGAAGAGGAGGGTTAA
- a CDS encoding phosphopentomutase: MILKAVFNKEKEVMKMEHGRFIVIVLDSYGVGYMDDVLEVRPRDFGANTCKHIIDKVPYLKLENLEKLGLMNALGENYGEMKMNPEAVFGKAKLMHHGGDTFLGHQEIMGTRPVKPLIAPFSHYIDKVYEELIKEGYKVEKIGDNIQYLWVNDCVAVADNLETDLGQVYNVTTTFQKISFEEELKIGEIVRKVVEVERVIVFGGTEATIESIKAAKEEKEGKYVGINAPKSKVYEKGYMVRHLGYGINPETQVPTILGKNNIPVVLVGKVADIVFNDKGKSFLNLVDTSRIFDITLEEMDKLEKGFIAVNIQETDLAGHAENPERYAQILKLSDGYIGKIMEKMNENDILVVTADHGNDPTIGHSQHTRENVPILIYRKGLKAVNIGHRETMSDIGATVADYFKVEMPENGKSFLGKLE; this comes from the coding sequence ATGATTTTAAAAGCAGTATTTAATAAAGAAAAAGAGGTAATGAAAATGGAACATGGAAGATTTATAGTTATTGTACTTGACAGTTATGGTGTAGGATATATGGATGATGTTCTGGAAGTCAGACCGAGAGACTTCGGAGCAAATACATGTAAACATATAATAGACAAGGTTCCATACCTGAAACTTGAAAATCTGGAAAAATTGGGATTGATGAACGCTCTGGGAGAAAACTACGGAGAAATGAAAATGAATCCAGAAGCGGTATTTGGAAAAGCAAAGCTTATGCATCATGGTGGAGATACATTTCTGGGACATCAGGAAATAATGGGAACACGTCCTGTAAAACCGCTTATAGCACCTTTCAGCCATTATATAGATAAAGTTTATGAAGAACTCATAAAAGAAGGGTACAAAGTAGAAAAAATAGGAGACAATATCCAGTATTTATGGGTGAATGACTGTGTTGCAGTAGCAGATAATCTTGAAACTGATTTGGGACAGGTATACAACGTGACAACCACTTTTCAGAAAATTTCATTTGAAGAAGAACTGAAGATAGGAGAAATTGTCAGAAAAGTTGTGGAAGTGGAAAGAGTAATAGTATTTGGTGGAACTGAAGCAACTATAGAAAGCATAAAGGCTGCAAAGGAAGAAAAGGAAGGAAAGTACGTAGGAATAAATGCACCAAAATCAAAAGTCTATGAAAAAGGATATATGGTAAGGCATCTGGGATATGGTATAAATCCTGAAACACAGGTTCCTACAATATTAGGTAAAAATAATATACCTGTAGTACTGGTGGGAAAAGTGGCAGACATAGTATTTAATGATAAGGGAAAAAGCTTTCTGAATCTTGTGGACACTTCCAGAATATTTGACATTACTCTTGAGGAAATGGATAAGCTTGAAAAAGGGTTTATAGCTGTAAATATTCAGGAAACAGATCTTGCCGGACATGCAGAAAATCCTGAAAGATATGCACAGATACTGAAACTGAGTGACGGATACATTGGAAAAATAATGGAAAAGATGAATGAAAATGACATTCTTGTAGTTACTGCCGACCATGGAAATGACCCGACGATAGGACATTCCCAACATACAAGGGAAAATGTGCCGATATTGATTTACAGGAAAGGTTTAAAAGCTGTTAATATAGGTCATAGGGAAACAATGTCAGATATTGGTGCTACAGTTGCAGACTATTTTAAAGTGGAAATGCCTGAAAATGGAAAAAGTTTTTTGGGAAAGCTGGAGTAA